A window from Mytilus galloprovincialis chromosome 8, xbMytGall1.hap1.1, whole genome shotgun sequence encodes these proteins:
- the LOC143043039 gene encoding uncharacterized protein LOC143043039, with protein sequence MYTDGGPDHRSTFWSVQLACILIFISLDLDMLVTARTAPMASYANPAERIMSLLNLALQNVALERPDMIEDYERKMKRNGSMTKVRNIGEKEPDFKTALLQSTKHVISKLDDRFSRLKWKDRNVNMHESANIDDIEDIGHLLSILDHLDEGLSIEKLKTKKDIEKFKCLKNFIDLHTRERQYTYQIKKCGNCAYCTINPPRLSQELFDNLHWLPDPVPVQKDSDEYKSFDDVYGEETDDSGRPSLVSKNVPTSADLGHKGGFVAARARSFIICRECGKRRVVYSGKRLTIDQMRLIERVQEEFIFTCGAPLFPDGVMKETVYVREGQSCNSEMETTYYSDVSGLNTPVCFFCGDTEVITNQEIQNLKQEYGIVRPICDTCFQGGKRPAVRNALKTNKKKR encoded by the coding sequence ATGTACACAGATGGCGGTCCAGATCACAGGTCTACATTTTGGTCAGTGCAATTAGCctgtatattgatatttatttcttTAGACTTGGACATGCTGGTCACAGCACGAACAGCACCAATGGCTAGCTATGCCAATCCAGCAGAGAGAATAATGAGTTTGCTGAATCTCGCTTTGCAAAATGTAGCCCTGGAGAGACCAGACATGATAGAAGACTATGAAAGAAAGATGAAGAGAAACGGCTCAATGACCAAAGTTAGGAACATAGGCGAGAAAGAACCAGATTTCAAAACTGCACTATTACAGTCAACAAAACATGTTATATCAAAACTTGATGACAGATTCAGTAGACTGAAGTGGAAGGACAGGAATGTAAACATGCACGAAAGTGCAAATATTGATGATATAGAAGACATTGGTCATTTGCTGAGTATTCTTGACCACCTGGATGAAGGCCTCTCAATTGAAAAACTGAAGACGAAAAAGGATATAGAAAAGTTTAAATGTCTGAAGAATTTTATAGATTTGCACACCAGAGAAAGACAATACACATACCAAATAAAGAAGTGTGGAAACTGTGCCTATTGCACAATAAATCCCCCTCGTCTATCCCAAGAGTTGTTTGATAATCTACACTGGCTGCCAGATCCTGTCCCAGTTCAGAAAGATAGTGATGAATACAAGTCTTTTGATGATGTCTATGGAGAAGAAACAGATGATTCTGGAAGACCCAGCTTAGTCAGCAAAAACGTCCCTACATCAGCAGATCTTGGTCACAAAGGAGGTTTTGTAGCAGCAAGAGCAAGATCATTTATTATTTGCAGAGAATGTGGGAAGAGGAGAGTAGTGTACTCTGGCAAGCGTCTAACTATAGACCAGATGAGATTAATAGAGCGGGTACAAGAAGAGTTCATATTTACTTGTGGGGCCCCATTATTTCCAGATGGAGTCATGAAAGAGACTGTTTATGTCAGAGAAGGTCAATCGTGTAACAGTGAAAtggaaactacctattattcagATGTAAGTGGATTGAATACACCAGTTTGTTTCTTCTGTGGTGATACTGAGGTGATCACAAACCAAGAAATACAGAACCTTAAACAAGAATATGGAATCGTTCGACCTATATGCGACACATGCTTCCAGGGTGGAAAGAGACCAGCAGTGAGGAATGCactaaaaacaaacaagaaaaagagatag